Proteins from a genomic interval of Desulfurobacterium sp. TC5-1:
- a CDS encoding outer membrane protein transport protein, whose protein sequence is MRRKLLTLLAVAVVAGGMTQTAFATNGDDMIGVSPVSRAMGGIGVGMPICATDALYRNPAWMSKSKNFEVSFGSTLFMPDVKITATMGNATLADETSKADTFVIPEFAITQRLSDKLVLGVGAFGVSGMGTDYRNANDPAGVLQSTNTNFSFMRMMPGISYQLTDNIALGAAVHMTWGSLDMGQGFSQDFGIGASLGLSYETNMFTAGFSYMSPVKMTYKRVYDSNGDGTFEDMKLEQPQEVAAGVGVRPIDGLKVGFDVRWINWAGADGYKQFGWNNQVVYALGAEYQATEALTLRAGFNYAKSPLDDYTATAASFAPSVNIPDFAVPFPEYNVAALNALGFPAITETHLTLGAGYKFTKHFAVNVAYVHAFEGDFKVEDTTGLAPTYEAKNSQDSVSMGLHWNF, encoded by the coding sequence ATGAGAAGGAAACTTCTAACACTGCTTGCAGTAGCTGTGGTAGCAGGGGGAATGACTCAAACAGCATTTGCTACCAACGGTGACGACATGATTGGGGTATCACCTGTATCAAGAGCGATGGGTGGTATCGGTGTAGGTATGCCGATATGTGCTACAGATGCTCTCTACAGAAACCCTGCATGGATGTCGAAATCTAAAAATTTTGAAGTTAGCTTTGGTTCAACGCTTTTTATGCCTGATGTAAAGATAACCGCTACTATGGGAAATGCCACTTTAGCAGATGAAACCAGCAAAGCAGACACATTTGTAATTCCTGAGTTTGCGATTACACAGAGACTTAGTGATAAACTCGTTTTAGGTGTTGGTGCTTTTGGTGTTTCTGGTATGGGAACAGATTACAGAAATGCAAATGACCCTGCTGGAGTTTTACAGTCAACAAATACCAACTTTTCTTTTATGAGAATGATGCCGGGTATTTCTTATCAGCTAACGGATAATATTGCTCTTGGTGCGGCTGTCCATATGACATGGGGTTCTCTTGATATGGGGCAGGGATTTTCTCAGGATTTTGGTATTGGAGCAAGCCTTGGTCTTTCTTACGAAACAAATATGTTTACGGCAGGTTTCTCATATATGTCTCCTGTGAAAATGACTTACAAAAGGGTGTATGATTCAAATGGTGATGGAACATTTGAAGACATGAAACTTGAGCAGCCTCAGGAAGTTGCCGCTGGTGTCGGTGTTAGGCCCATTGATGGATTAAAGGTTGGTTTTGATGTTAGATGGATTAACTGGGCTGGTGCTGACGGATACAAACAGTTTGGCTGGAACAATCAGGTTGTTTACGCTTTAGGTGCTGAGTATCAGGCAACAGAGGCTTTAACTTTAAGAGCCGGTTTTAACTATGCTAAGAGTCCTCTTGATGATTACACTGCAACAGCAGCTTCGTTTGCACCGAGTGTAAATATTCCCGATTTTGCTGTTCCTTTCCCGGAATATAATGTTGCTGCTCTTAATGCCCTTGGATTTCCTGCCATTACAGAAACGCACCTTACACTTGGTGCGGGATATAAGTTTACCAAGCATTTTGCAGTTAATGTAGCTTACGTTCACGCGTTTGAAGGTGATTTTAAAGTTGAAGATACCACTGGTTTGGCTCCAACCTATGAAGCTAAAAATTCTCAGGACAGCGTATCCATGGGTCTCCACTGGAACTTTTAA
- the bcp gene encoding thioredoxin-dependent thiol peroxidase: MVEPGKIAPGFCLKDDTGKETCLKDFKGKWVVLYFYPKDNTPGCTKEAEGFTEKLDEFKKLNAEVVGISPDSVESHRKFKEKKNLKVTLLSDPEHKVIEEYGVWKLKKRFGKEYYGVVRTTYLIDPEGKVVHVWKNVRVKGHVEKVLEMLKKLSDN; the protein is encoded by the coding sequence ATGGTAGAACCAGGGAAAATAGCACCAGGTTTTTGCTTAAAAGACGACACGGGAAAAGAGACCTGCTTAAAAGACTTTAAAGGGAAATGGGTTGTTCTCTATTTTTATCCAAAAGATAATACACCAGGATGTACAAAAGAGGCAGAAGGATTCACTGAAAAGTTAGACGAATTTAAAAAGCTAAACGCGGAAGTCGTAGGTATAAGTCCCGATTCTGTGGAAAGCCACAGAAAATTTAAAGAGAAGAAAAATCTCAAAGTAACACTTCTAAGTGATCCGGAACATAAAGTAATTGAAGAATACGGAGTATGGAAACTCAAGAAAAGATTCGGTAAAGAGTATTACGGTGTGGTAAGAACAACCTATTTAATAGATCCTGAAGGAAAAGTGGTACATGTATGGAAAAACGTAAGAGTCAAAGGACATGTTGAGAAGGTTTTAGAAATGCTGAAGAAGTTAAGCGATAATTAA
- a CDS encoding multiheme c-type cytochrome produces MKRALKTCTLITAGFMLITGAGHAAVRRSLFTDAENRYADHTEVFKMLGRTKYEGAKSCLPCHKKEVEDVFHSYHFQMSNDEKDVVNLHNPKGGGRHNYNDYCMAIFWNTTKTVNWIGKVMLKKAPPGHEDKINGKLLMSGCSMCHGVSMGKPGRPDMTFEEAAADIDCLVCHLAGYGGGKGVKTGLKVPVNENGTWHYEANIDLQKVASKIMAKPSKDVCLLCHAFSGGGDGVKRPNLSSALFTKKVTKDIDVHMAAGMDCVDCHAFRNHKVGTVGVDTFSREAKPVSCTDCHKHPHKGVTGWFIEHFHTEHIACQTCHIPVIHKSELHRDWRKIKFEGVKWGEEREIKENIIPEYAWWNGKRKLYLPTVNGKLNPAKLEKPDEGVEGVLGKISFTEPVGNMEDGKIYPFKYHYAIVPYDTKHNVPIPIKVGIIFATGNRDKAIKAGAKAAGLYWDGKSFVEISRYFQLNHGVLPKEKALHCLDCHGPWWSEHRLPLVELGYGHFPAVAFGLGMIFTPIILAGGVYYIYRRKKS; encoded by the coding sequence ATGAAAAGGGCCCTAAAGACGTGCACCCTTATTACTGCCGGCTTTATGTTAATTACGGGTGCCGGGCACGCAGCTGTAAGGAGAAGCCTGTTCACCGATGCAGAGAACAGGTACGCAGACCACACAGAAGTCTTTAAAATGCTGGGAAGGACAAAGTACGAAGGGGCAAAAAGCTGCCTTCCGTGCCACAAGAAAGAAGTGGAAGACGTTTTTCACTCTTACCACTTCCAGATGAGCAATGACGAAAAGGATGTTGTGAACTTGCACAACCCTAAAGGCGGCGGAAGGCACAACTATAACGACTACTGTATGGCTATCTTCTGGAATACAACAAAAACTGTCAACTGGATTGGAAAGGTAATGCTTAAAAAAGCACCGCCGGGACACGAAGATAAGATAAACGGCAAATTACTGATGAGCGGATGTTCTATGTGTCACGGTGTCAGCATGGGTAAACCCGGCAGACCGGACATGACGTTTGAAGAGGCTGCAGCCGATATTGATTGTCTCGTATGTCACCTTGCAGGATACGGCGGTGGAAAAGGTGTCAAAACAGGACTGAAAGTTCCCGTGAATGAAAACGGCACATGGCACTATGAGGCAAATATTGACCTTCAAAAGGTGGCATCAAAAATAATGGCAAAACCTTCCAAAGATGTATGCCTTCTCTGTCACGCCTTTTCAGGTGGTGGAGATGGCGTCAAACGTCCAAATCTTTCATCTGCCCTCTTCACAAAAAAAGTAACGAAAGATATAGATGTCCACATGGCTGCTGGTATGGACTGTGTTGACTGTCATGCATTCAGAAATCACAAGGTTGGAACTGTCGGCGTTGATACTTTTTCAAGAGAAGCAAAACCGGTTTCATGTACCGATTGCCATAAACATCCCCATAAAGGCGTAACAGGCTGGTTCATAGAACACTTCCATACAGAACATATAGCATGTCAAACATGTCATATACCTGTAATTCACAAGAGCGAACTCCACAGAGACTGGCGTAAAATTAAATTTGAAGGTGTTAAATGGGGAGAGGAGAGGGAGATTAAAGAAAACATCATTCCAGAATATGCGTGGTGGAACGGTAAAAGAAAACTCTATCTTCCAACTGTTAACGGCAAGCTCAATCCGGCCAAGCTTGAAAAACCTGACGAAGGCGTTGAAGGCGTTTTAGGAAAAATCTCCTTTACAGAACCTGTGGGCAACATGGAAGATGGAAAAATTTATCCATTTAAATATCACTATGCCATTGTTCCATATGATACAAAGCACAATGTCCCAATACCTATAAAGGTAGGAATCATTTTTGCAACCGGAAACAGGGATAAAGCTATAAAAGCAGGCGCCAAAGCGGCAGGACTGTACTGGGATGGAAAAAGCTTTGTTGAAATCTCAAGGTACTTCCAGCTCAACCATGGTGTTCTACCAAAAGAAAAAGCTCTCCACTGTCTTGACTGTCATGGTCCATGGTGGTCAGAGCACAGACTCCCGCTCGTAGAACTCGGATATGGTCACTTTCCGGCAGTAGCGTTCGGACTTGGAATGATATTCACACCTATTATCCTTGCAGGTGGCGTCTATTACATCTATAGAAGGAAAAAGAGCTAA
- a CDS encoding hydrogenase small subunit: MDRNMFTGGFPGTISRRGFLRACAIATAAMGLPMEMVSKVAEAAEDPKRPRVVWLHFQECTGCSESLLRASHPDLATLILDLIDLQYHETLMAGAGPQAEEAFEKAIEEPNYILVVEGSIPTGDCEDFCMIGGHSAAHNLKRAAKNALAIINIGTCSAYGGLPAARPNPTKAVGTGDIIKDKPILNIPGCPPNPHNFLSAVLYFLTFKKLPPTDIYGRPLFAYGRRIHDHCERRPHFDEGRYVEQFGDEGHRRGYCLYKMGCKAPETFSNCSIIRFNDVEVWPVSVGNGCYGCTEPNFWDTMTPFHERLPGVSLPVNGGIIANATNIGKKALGITAAALAIHAGIGVAKSLAKGKKEEE; encoded by the coding sequence ATGGACAGAAACATGTTCACGGGGGGATTTCCAGGAACAATCTCCCGTCGTGGTTTCTTGCGTGCTTGTGCTATAGCCACAGCGGCTATGGGGCTTCCAATGGAAATGGTATCAAAGGTGGCTGAAGCTGCAGAAGACCCTAAGAGACCGAGAGTCGTTTGGCTTCATTTTCAGGAGTGTACAGGATGCTCCGAGTCTCTCTTGAGGGCTTCACATCCAGACCTTGCTACCTTAATACTTGACCTCATTGATCTTCAGTATCATGAAACTCTTATGGCTGGTGCAGGACCTCAGGCTGAAGAAGCTTTTGAAAAGGCTATTGAAGAGCCAAACTACATTCTTGTGGTTGAGGGTTCTATCCCAACCGGTGACTGTGAAGATTTCTGTATGATTGGTGGCCACTCTGCTGCTCATAACCTTAAGAGAGCCGCAAAGAACGCTCTTGCAATTATTAACATCGGTACATGTTCAGCTTATGGTGGTCTTCCTGCTGCAAGACCGAATCCAACAAAGGCAGTTGGAACCGGTGATATTATTAAGGATAAGCCAATTCTTAACATACCTGGTTGTCCACCTAACCCACACAACTTCCTTTCTGCGGTTCTTTACTTCCTCACATTTAAGAAGCTTCCTCCAACAGATATTTACGGAAGGCCACTCTTTGCTTACGGAAGGAGAATTCACGATCACTGTGAAAGAAGACCTCATTTTGACGAAGGAAGATATGTTGAGCAGTTTGGTGATGAGGGACACAGGCGTGGTTACTGTCTCTATAAGATGGGATGTAAAGCTCCAGAAACATTCTCTAACTGCTCAATAATCAGATTTAATGATGTTGAAGTATGGCCTGTTTCCGTTGGTAACGGTTGTTACGGATGTACAGAGCCGAATTTCTGGGATACTATGACACCATTCCACGAAAGATTACCAGGTGTAAGCTTACCTGTTAATGGTGGAATAATTGCAAATGCCACAAACATTGGTAAGAAGGCTCTTGGCATAACAGCAGCAGCTCTTGCTATCCACGCTGGTATTGGTGTTGCTAAAAGTTTGGCAAAAGGCAAAAAAGAGGAAGAATAA
- a CDS encoding nickel-dependent hydrogenase large subunit, with amino-acid sequence MAKRVVVDPITRIEGHLRIEVAVENGRIKDAVSSAQMWRGLENILIGRKADDAWMFAQRTCGVCTTVHAIASVRSVENALKLEIPYNAQMVRNIIIAAHALQDHIVHFYHLSALDWVDIVSALKADPKKAAAIADSYQNWKLNGDSVFRAVQEKLKKFAASGQLGPFASGYWGHPAMILPPEVNLIAVTHYLQALDFQRKACQAIAILGGKNPHIQNLAVGGVSTAINPDNVATLNMERLEYIKTLLDDVKDFVQNCYLPDVIAIASFYKDWLAYGKTGEYYLAVPDLPQDTKGETFDLPGGTVVNNKVTPIKSFYDPYFINNVAENITHAWYDGDWTRHPWEEETVPKYTGFKSDGTVDENGKYSWSKAPRFKVNGEYVPMEVGPLSQVLAGYLQGHALTKKWADYALNQLSSMAGTKVTIENLKSTPGRHLARAIRAAMMADLAIKQWEQLVNNIGRGDLEIFNPPSYPQGEIRGCGFHEAPRGVLSHWCVVHNGGILKNYQEVVPSTWNAGPRDSKGQRGPYENALIGNPIADPEKPLEVLRTVHSFDPCIACAVHMIDPEGKEIVKVKAL; translated from the coding sequence ATGGCTAAGAGAGTAGTTGTTGACCCTATTACGAGAATTGAGGGTCACTTACGTATAGAGGTTGCGGTAGAAAACGGCAGAATTAAAGATGCTGTTTCTTCTGCTCAGATGTGGAGAGGTCTTGAAAACATCCTTATTGGAAGAAAGGCAGATGATGCCTGGATGTTTGCTCAGAGAACTTGCGGTGTTTGTACAACAGTTCACGCTATTGCGTCTGTTAGATCGGTTGAAAATGCTCTTAAGCTTGAAATTCCTTACAACGCACAGATGGTAAGAAACATTATTATTGCTGCTCATGCACTTCAGGATCACATTGTTCACTTCTATCATCTTTCTGCTCTAGACTGGGTTGATATTGTTTCAGCTCTCAAGGCAGATCCAAAGAAAGCTGCAGCAATAGCAGACAGCTATCAGAACTGGAAACTCAACGGTGATTCTGTATTCAGGGCAGTTCAGGAAAAACTCAAGAAATTTGCAGCTTCAGGGCAGCTTGGCCCATTTGCAAGTGGTTACTGGGGACACCCGGCAATGATACTTCCACCGGAAGTAAACCTCATTGCCGTTACCCACTATCTCCAGGCTCTTGACTTCCAGAGAAAGGCATGTCAGGCAATTGCTATTCTTGGTGGTAAGAACCCACACATCCAGAACCTTGCAGTTGGTGGTGTTTCTACAGCTATCAATCCTGACAATGTGGCTACACTTAACATGGAAAGACTTGAGTACATTAAAACACTTCTTGATGATGTCAAAGATTTTGTTCAGAACTGCTATCTTCCTGATGTTATTGCTATTGCATCTTTCTACAAAGACTGGCTCGCTTACGGTAAGACAGGTGAATACTACCTTGCTGTTCCTGATCTTCCTCAGGATACAAAAGGAGAAACATTTGACCTTCCAGGTGGAACGGTAGTTAACAACAAGGTTACACCTATTAAGAGCTTCTACGATCCATACTTTATTAATAACGTTGCTGAAAACATTACTCACGCCTGGTACGACGGTGACTGGACAAGGCATCCCTGGGAAGAAGAGACAGTTCCTAAGTACACCGGCTTTAAGTCTGACGGAACGGTTGATGAGAATGGTAAATACTCCTGGTCTAAGGCACCAAGATTTAAGGTTAATGGTGAATATGTTCCTATGGAAGTTGGTCCTCTTTCTCAGGTTCTTGCGGGATATCTTCAAGGGCATGCTCTTACTAAGAAATGGGCTGACTACGCACTGAACCAGCTCAGCAGCATGGCTGGAACAAAGGTTACAATTGAAAACCTCAAGTCAACACCGGGTCGCCACCTTGCGAGAGCAATCAGAGCTGCAATGATGGCAGACCTTGCTATCAAGCAGTGGGAGCAGCTTGTTAACAATATCGGAAGAGGTGATCTTGAAATCTTCAATCCACCATCCTATCCGCAGGGAGAAATTAGAGGTTGCGGATTCCATGAAGCACCTCGTGGTGTTCTCTCTCACTGGTGTGTTGTTCACAATGGTGGCATTCTTAAAAATTATCAGGAAGTTGTTCCTTCTACATGGAATGCTGGTCCAAGAGATAGTAAGGGACAGAGAGGACCATACGAAAATGCTCTTATCGGTAATCCAATTGCCGATCCTGAGAAACCTCTTGAAGTTCTCAGAACTGTTCACTCATTTGACCCATGTATCGCATGTGCTGTTCACATGATTGATCCAGAGGGTAAGGAAATAGTTAAAGTTAAAGCTCTGTAA
- the cybH gene encoding Ni/Fe-hydrogenase, b-type cytochrome subunit produces the protein MAGHGKDYEKVYVWSVLLRVYHWVFALSIFVLIATGLYIDWPWTNTWMEGSHQWPMAMARYIHYVAGMLFTMAVITRIYLWFFGNKHEKVWDFAPITPRNIKNMITTSFYYAYLTDSHEHRTGHNAMAGMSYVMTIFLAVVQFITGFYLLYPENSFFVSLGSIFGTQQTARFIHHILNWYFAIFALVHIYIASWNDIRNPEGLISSIFSGYKFFPKDHH, from the coding sequence ATGGCAGGTCATGGAAAAGATTATGAAAAGGTGTATGTTTGGAGCGTCCTGCTCAGGGTTTACCACTGGGTGTTTGCTCTTTCCATATTTGTCCTGATTGCCACGGGCCTTTACATAGATTGGCCGTGGACAAATACATGGATGGAAGGAAGCCATCAGTGGCCTATGGCTATGGCTAGATACATTCACTATGTTGCAGGAATGCTCTTTACAATGGCTGTTATTACAAGAATTTACCTGTGGTTTTTCGGTAATAAGCATGAAAAGGTGTGGGACTTTGCTCCTATTACGCCGAGGAATATTAAGAACATGATAACTACATCCTTTTACTATGCTTACCTTACTGACAGCCACGAGCACAGAACAGGTCACAACGCTATGGCAGGTATGTCATACGTTATGACTATTTTCCTAGCAGTGGTTCAGTTTATTACAGGTTTCTACCTCCTCTATCCTGAAAACAGTTTCTTTGTAAGCCTCGGTTCTATTTTTGGGACTCAGCAAACTGCAAGATTTATTCACCACATTCTCAACTGGTATTTCGCAATCTTTGCGCTTGTTCACATCTACATCGCTTCCTGGAATGATATTAGAAATCCTGAGGGACTTATATCGTCTATCTTCTCAGGGTATAAGTTCTTCCCTAAGGATCATCACTGA
- a CDS encoding HyaD/HybD family hydrogenase maturation endopeptidase — MEKIGIMGVGNILLGDEGFGVHFIEYFKKRYDVPENVELIDGGTAGIFLSPLIDYIKKLIIIDVVAVDAEPGSLFTYDKEDFYIDNLPLKLSPHQIGLQEVLLLNDIKGSCPEYVKLIGVVPASLEPDTELSPILKEKLKDVEKLVIEELEALGVKVKPKAASGEEERIWWERDKKEV, encoded by the coding sequence ATGGAAAAGATTGGCATAATGGGTGTTGGCAACATCCTTCTTGGTGATGAGGGTTTTGGTGTTCATTTTATAGAGTACTTTAAAAAGCGGTATGATGTTCCGGAGAATGTTGAACTTATAGATGGTGGAACGGCTGGAATATTTCTTTCACCTTTGATAGATTACATAAAAAAGCTCATAATAATAGATGTTGTAGCTGTTGATGCAGAGCCCGGTTCTCTCTTTACTTATGATAAAGAGGATTTTTATATAGATAATCTTCCTCTTAAGCTTTCTCCCCACCAGATAGGACTCCAGGAGGTTTTACTGCTTAACGATATAAAAGGTTCATGTCCTGAATATGTGAAACTTATAGGTGTTGTTCCTGCGTCTCTTGAGCCTGATACAGAGCTTTCACCTATTTTAAAAGAGAAACTTAAAGATGTTGAAAAACTTGTGATAGAAGAACTTGAGGCTCTTGGGGTTAAAGTTAAACCAAAGGCAGCATCTGGCGAGGAAGAGCGGATATGGTGGGAAAGGGATAAAAAGGAGGTTTAG
- a CDS encoding HypC/HybG/HupF family hydrogenase formation chaperone has product MCVGVPMKIVEINYPMAVAEAKGVKRNINLMLIPEDEVKVGDYVMVHVGSAIEVISEEAASEIWEALDELIEFMDQETG; this is encoded by the coding sequence ATGTGCGTTGGCGTACCTATGAAGATAGTGGAGATAAACTATCCTATGGCTGTTGCAGAAGCAAAAGGTGTTAAGAGGAATATAAATTTGATGCTTATTCCCGAAGATGAGGTTAAGGTTGGGGATTATGTAATGGTTCATGTTGGTAGCGCCATAGAGGTTATAAGTGAAGAAGCGGCTAGCGAAATATGGGAAGCATTAGATGAGCTTATTGAATTTATGGATCAGGAGACTGGCTGA
- a CDS encoding hydrogenase maturation nickel metallochaperone HypA has protein sequence MHETSLVMGMFDNIVKVAEKENAKKVLKVRVKIGKLAGVVIDSFIFAFDSLKGEYPYMKDAVLEIVEVPAVYRCFDCGEEFEVDNAYFPECPKCGSLNVMMISGEELEVVDIEIDV, from the coding sequence ATGCACGAAACCTCTCTTGTAATGGGAATGTTTGATAACATCGTGAAGGTTGCAGAAAAAGAGAATGCCAAAAAGGTTTTAAAGGTCAGAGTAAAAATAGGGAAATTGGCAGGTGTTGTGATAGATTCTTTCATTTTTGCCTTTGACTCTTTGAAAGGTGAGTATCCTTATATGAAGGACGCAGTTTTGGAGATAGTGGAAGTTCCTGCTGTTTACAGGTGTTTTGACTGCGGTGAAGAGTTTGAAGTTGATAACGCCTATTTCCCTGAATGTCCAAAGTGCGGTTCTTTAAATGTTATGATGATTTCTGGAGAGGAGTTAGAAGTTGTTGATATAGAGATTGATGTTTAG
- the hypB gene encoding hydrogenase nickel incorporation protein HypB, with translation MCDVCGCGTPSHEHEHTHEHSHESVKTVRLEESLFKQNDKYAEENRKHFDEKNLLAINLISSPGSGKTTLLEKTVERLKNEFTIGVLEGDIETERDAERVRAKGAYAVQLTTGGACHLEAPLVHKGFHALEHQLEGKELDVLFIENVGNLVCPTSFDLGEHVRVVLVSVPEGPDKPAKYPKAFKTSDVFIISKIDLLPYFDFDIEKVKKEALSLNPKLKIFTISTVTGEGLDEWIEYLKELIKNKKGV, from the coding sequence ATGTGTGACGTTTGCGGGTGTGGAACGCCTTCTCACGAACATGAACATACTCATGAGCACAGCCATGAAAGTGTCAAAACCGTTAGGCTTGAAGAGAGTCTTTTTAAGCAGAATGATAAATATGCTGAGGAGAACAGAAAGCATTTTGACGAGAAAAATCTACTTGCTATTAATCTGATAAGCTCTCCCGGTTCAGGTAAAACGACACTTCTTGAAAAGACGGTTGAGAGGTTGAAGAATGAGTTTACTATTGGTGTCCTTGAGGGAGACATTGAGACAGAGAGGGATGCTGAAAGGGTAAGGGCTAAGGGCGCTTACGCTGTTCAGCTTACGACAGGAGGTGCCTGTCATTTAGAGGCGCCCCTTGTTCATAAAGGGTTTCACGCTCTTGAGCATCAGCTTGAAGGGAAAGAACTTGACGTTCTCTTTATAGAGAACGTTGGAAACCTTGTTTGTCCAACCTCTTTTGACCTTGGCGAGCATGTTAGGGTGGTTCTGGTTTCTGTGCCGGAAGGTCCTGATAAACCTGCCAAGTATCCAAAAGCTTTTAAAACTTCAGATGTTTTTATAATTTCGAAAATAGATCTTCTTCCCTACTTTGATTTTGATATTGAAAAGGTGAAAAAAGAAGCTCTTTCTCTCAACCCAAAACTTAAGATTTTCACAATTTCGACGGTTACCGGTGAAGGGCTTGATGAGTGGATTGAATATTTGAAAGAGCTTATAAAAAATAAGAAAGGCGTTTAA
- a CDS encoding glycerophosphodiester phosphodiesterase family protein: MKIIAHRGASFYAPENTFSAFNLAFKMGADGIEMDVRLSKDGEIVVIHDETTGRTGNKSLTVSEALYSQLEKVDVGSYFDREFKGEKIPRLRDVMVAFPDKELYIEIKTGKEIIPYFLSLSREILFSKNFLFFSFDFEVVKTLKRFFPENRVLFVVDYGYNVPDREGVCAAIALAVKGASLDGVSTCADLRHGKKAAEVFKSAGLFWNVWTVDNPYLAKEFKALGVDSISTNRPDLIAAYVK; the protein is encoded by the coding sequence TTGAAAATAATAGCCCACCGGGGTGCTTCTTTCTACGCACCGGAAAATACATTTTCAGCGTTCAATTTAGCCTTTAAAATGGGTGCTGACGGTATTGAGATGGATGTTAGGCTTTCTAAGGATGGTGAGATTGTTGTTATTCACGATGAAACTACCGGTAGAACAGGAAACAAAAGTTTAACGGTTTCAGAAGCTCTTTACAGTCAGTTAGAAAAAGTAGATGTGGGTTCATACTTTGACAGGGAGTTTAAAGGAGAAAAGATTCCCCGGCTAAGGGATGTGATGGTGGCTTTCCCTGATAAAGAACTTTACATTGAAATAAAAACTGGAAAAGAAATTATTCCTTACTTTTTATCTCTCTCAAGAGAGATTCTTTTTTCTAAAAATTTTTTATTTTTTAGCTTTGACTTTGAGGTTGTTAAAACTCTAAAGAGGTTTTTTCCTGAAAACAGGGTTCTTTTTGTCGTTGATTACGGTTACAATGTTCCTGATAGAGAAGGCGTTTGTGCTGCTATTGCTCTGGCGGTTAAAGGCGCTTCCCTTGACGGTGTTTCAACTTGTGCAGATTTACGGCACGGGAAAAAAGCCGCAGAGGTTTTTAAATCTGCAGGGCTTTTCTGGAATGTCTGGACGGTGGATAATCCTTACCTTGCCAAAGAGTTTAAAGCCCTTGGAGTGGATTCCATCTCTACCAACCGTCCAGACTTAATAGCTGCTTATGTTAAGTAG
- the tgt gene encoding tRNA guanosine(34) transglycosylase Tgt has protein sequence MLSFEIVETDGKARTGILKGTHGTTETPCFMPVATAGAVKGVRWEEIKTSGYSLVLSNIYHLYLRPGIDLIEEAGGIHKFTGWNGLILTDSGGFQVFSLGDLMKLTEEGVYFRSHIDGSKHFFSPELVVEYEERIGVDIGMVLDECTPYPATREYAKHSLERTYRWAKRSIEARTSDKTAVFGIVQGGTFDDLRILSAKLISGLPFDGVAIGGLSVGEPKEDMYRITSLVTPLLPYAKPRYLMGVGKPEDIIVAVEHGVDMFDCVMPTRNARNGTLFTWNGKLNIKSARYKNDERPVDENCDCYTCRNFSRAYLRHLFASKEINALILNSIHNLHFYAKLMEKMREAIKNKKFKEFKREFFSKYKADEESPYYLT, from the coding sequence ATGTTAAGCTTTGAGATAGTCGAAACAGATGGAAAGGCACGAACCGGCATTTTAAAAGGCACTCATGGCACGACAGAAACACCGTGCTTCATGCCAGTGGCAACAGCAGGTGCAGTAAAAGGTGTAAGATGGGAAGAGATAAAAACTTCAGGATACTCACTCGTTCTTTCAAACATCTATCACCTCTATTTAAGACCGGGTATTGATCTGATAGAGGAAGCCGGTGGTATTCACAAATTTACAGGATGGAACGGATTGATACTAACAGACAGCGGAGGCTTTCAGGTTTTCAGCTTGGGCGACCTGATGAAACTCACTGAAGAAGGTGTCTATTTCCGCTCACACATTGACGGTTCAAAACACTTCTTTTCACCGGAACTTGTCGTTGAATACGAAGAGAGAATCGGCGTTGACATCGGTATGGTTCTTGACGAATGCACACCCTACCCGGCAACAAGAGAATATGCAAAACACTCCCTTGAAAGAACGTACCGATGGGCGAAGAGGAGTATTGAAGCACGAACAAGCGACAAAACAGCCGTTTTTGGCATCGTTCAGGGTGGAACATTTGACGACCTGAGAATACTAAGTGCAAAGCTAATTTCAGGCTTACCTTTTGATGGCGTTGCAATAGGCGGACTCAGCGTCGGCGAACCGAAAGAGGACATGTACAGAATAACATCCCTTGTTACTCCTCTTCTACCCTATGCAAAACCAAGGTATCTTATGGGTGTTGGCAAACCAGAAGATATCATCGTTGCCGTTGAACATGGCGTTGATATGTTTGACTGTGTAATGCCAACAAGAAACGCAAGAAACGGAACTCTCTTTACATGGAACGGAAAACTCAACATAAAAAGTGCCAGGTATAAAAATGACGAAAGACCCGTCGATGAAAACTGCGACTGTTATACATGCAGGAACTTTTCAAGAGCTTATTTAAGGCACCTCTTCGCATCAAAAGAGATAAATGCATTGATACTAAACTCAATACATAACCTTCACTTCTATGCAAAGCTGATGGAAAAAATGAGGGAAGCTATAAAAAACAAAAAGTTTAAAGAATTTAAAAGAGAATTCTTTTCAAAGTATAAAGCAGACGAAGAAAGCCCTTACTACTTAACATAA